Proteins encoded together in one Deltaproteobacteria bacterium window:
- the dnaA gene encoding chromosomal replication initiator protein DnaA: protein MAELWSAALPLLRQQVGERNFVTWIEPIRCTSNTSGVELEVPNRFFQEWITRHFLNAIRSTLAAVAGEPCAVRTVINEGWSAPPLPPLPARREPAPPPARRTAKIGHLVAHYTFETFVVGDANQVAYQAAIAVAEAPGRRFNPLFLHGGVGLGKTHLANALAHELLKRNPRQRLASLSAESFMNSLITSLRQDQMAQFRDRFRHVDALILDDVQFLAGKERTQEEFFHTFNSLYGGGKQIVLTSDKAPAAIAGLEQRLKSRFEGGLIADIHPPTLAMRVEIVRQKAAALACSLPEEVAWLLARTAGASVRELEGALTRVLAAATLRGVAVTMELAQQALRPLARQGAPASVELVQEAVSRHFKISVADLKSHRRERSLTHARQLAMYLSRVVADASFPAIAEKFGGRDHSTVMHAVRVVEERRTGDPALADLIVSLEGSLRSRSAA from the coding sequence ATGGCGGAACTGTGGTCGGCGGCTTTGCCGTTGCTGCGGCAACAGGTGGGTGAACGAAACTTCGTGACGTGGATCGAACCGATTCGCTGCACCAGCAACACCAGTGGCGTCGAGTTGGAGGTGCCGAATCGCTTCTTTCAGGAGTGGATCACCCGCCACTTCCTCAATGCCATTCGCTCCACCCTGGCGGCGGTGGCGGGCGAGCCGTGCGCGGTGCGTACTGTCATCAACGAGGGGTGGAGCGCGCCGCCGCTGCCGCCGCTACCCGCACGGCGCGAGCCCGCCCCGCCGCCGGCGCGGCGCACGGCCAAGATCGGCCACCTGGTGGCCCATTACACCTTCGAAACTTTTGTCGTTGGTGACGCTAATCAGGTCGCTTACCAAGCCGCCATTGCCGTCGCCGAAGCTCCCGGCCGGCGCTTCAACCCGCTCTTCCTCCACGGCGGCGTCGGCTTGGGCAAGACCCACTTGGCCAACGCGCTGGCGCACGAGTTGCTCAAACGCAACCCGCGCCAACGCCTGGCCTCGCTCTCGGCCGAGAGCTTCATGAACTCGCTCATAACCTCGTTGCGCCAGGACCAGATGGCACAGTTTCGCGACCGCTTCCGTCACGTCGACGCCTTGATCCTCGACGATGTGCAGTTCCTCGCGGGCAAGGAGCGTACGCAGGAGGAGTTCTTCCACACCTTCAACAGTCTGTACGGCGGCGGCAAGCAGATCGTGCTCACGTCGGATAAAGCACCGGCGGCGATTGCCGGCCTAGAGCAACGCTTGAAAAGCCGTTTCGAGGGCGGGCTGATCGCCGACATTCACCCGCCGACGCTGGCGATGCGCGTGGAGATCGTTCGCCAGAAGGCTGCGGCGTTGGCCTGTAGCTTGCCCGAGGAGGTGGCTTGGTTGCTGGCGCGCACGGCCGGGGCGAGCGTGCGCGAGCTTGAAGGGGCACTGACGCGCGTCCTGGCAGCGGCCACGCTGCGCGGTGTGGCCGTCACTATGGAGTTGGCGCAACAGGCGTTGCGGCCGCTGGCGCGGCAGGGCGCACCGGCCTCGGTCGAGCTGGTGCAAGAGGCCGTCAGCCGCCATTTCAAGATCTCGGTGGCCGATCTCAAGTCGCACCGGCGCGAGCGCAGCCTCACCCACGCCCGCCAGCTTGCCATGTACCTCAGCCGCGTGGTGGCGGATGCCTCGTTTCCCGCAATCGCGGAGAAGTTCGGCGGCCGTGATCATTCCACCGTCATGCATGCCGTGCGCGTGGTCGAGGAGCGGCGGACGGGTGACCCGGCACTGGCCGATCTCATAGTCTCACTCGAAGGCTCGCTGCGCAGCCGCTCGGCCGCCTGA
- a CDS encoding VCBS repeat-containing protein — translation MRETAQRLRTVGVAVAALVIGLSARPGAGQVGPLRFRLVTPTIEVTVPLDIGRPALAIAKINRDAFADIVLLDGDGFLLFSGNGDGSFTKSGPISAGEVTLGLAAGDFNGDGDNDVAAITAVDEVAVMLGNGDGTFGDPQTFGVGGAGVVALLAAKIDRDAALDLAVVSLDDTVYLLRGAGDGTFEPFTTATLETGGLGAVSIASGDFNNDGNTDLVVVNEASDNLSVFLSNGDGTFNSPRLSSTQAGPIAVAAGLINRDASLDLAVANGGEDAANTVSILIGRTNGQFGSQQPFTGPIQPVDIALADVNGDGISDAVTGSRVDSAIGLNMGLGDGTFGETESPAFVPGIIVGEGHIQLAVADLDNNGLPDIVVLRENDEHRGRLAVTMNRSSDPTPTATVGGSATPTVSGAPTLTLTPTRTNTTTPTATATPIPTAPYGVCTFSVKEESSSAQGRAIAAGDFDGDGTPDVAVALAESGNDRVHVGLVDAGALRAQSGCPDEFTKNGSAGDYPLPDTPLGLAVGDLGAPDGWLDIVVVTAGGVVPLRNLQDGSFGIGETINAGPSPVALTVADLDRNGRADLIVARGDNSVGILNGQTDGTYAPVRVVPVGVPPAALLARDLNNDGRPDLALVSNATSDLVVLVQDSEQATGFKVILTLRLSGTPTAIISEDFNRDGVPDLGVTLASSASGHLLLLTGQLNGALPNYSYGSPTSGGRGPQALAPADFDRDGRADVVTADTNDNTLSFFMNAGGSFPLRLEPLEVGTGPVGVVAGDFDGDGGPDAVSANRDGTVSILRSSQPPPTPTPTETLTPTVTPTPSSTAPPTASATPTGTPSATATVTPTRTGTATRTPTATVTKKGIYELSGQSCAIVSPQHSQGDWSLLLLAGAAIGITRWRRRSGSGAE, via the coding sequence GTGAGAGAAACGGCACAGCGGTTGAGAACAGTCGGCGTGGCAGTTGCCGCGCTGGTGATCGGCCTATCAGCGCGCCCCGGCGCGGGGCAGGTCGGGCCGCTGCGCTTTCGCCTGGTGACGCCGACAATCGAAGTCACAGTGCCGCTGGACATCGGCCGCCCCGCGCTCGCCATCGCTAAGATCAATCGCGACGCCTTCGCTGACATCGTACTGCTCGACGGGGACGGCTTTCTGCTCTTCTCAGGCAACGGTGACGGCAGCTTCACCAAGTCGGGACCGATCTCGGCCGGTGAGGTGACGTTGGGTTTGGCCGCCGGTGATTTCAACGGCGACGGCGATAACGACGTCGCCGCCATCACCGCCGTCGATGAAGTCGCCGTCATGCTCGGTAACGGCGACGGCACCTTCGGCGACCCGCAAACCTTCGGCGTCGGCGGCGCCGGCGTGGTCGCGCTGCTGGCAGCAAAGATCGACCGCGACGCCGCGCTCGACTTGGCCGTGGTTAGCCTGGACGACACGGTATACCTGCTGCGTGGCGCCGGCGATGGCACCTTCGAGCCTTTTACGACGGCCACCCTCGAAACCGGTGGTCTGGGCGCCGTTAGCATCGCCAGCGGTGATTTCAACAACGACGGCAATACCGACTTGGTTGTCGTCAATGAGGCCTCCGATAACCTCAGCGTCTTCCTCAGCAACGGCGACGGCACGTTCAACAGCCCGCGCCTAAGTTCAACCCAAGCGGGACCGATCGCCGTGGCCGCCGGCCTGATCAACCGCGACGCCTCGCTCGATCTTGCGGTTGCCAATGGCGGAGAGGACGCCGCCAACACGGTGTCGATCCTCATCGGCCGCACCAATGGACAGTTCGGATCGCAGCAGCCATTCACCGGACCCATACAGCCGGTCGACATCGCCCTGGCCGACGTGAACGGCGACGGCATATCCGACGCGGTGACCGGGAGCCGAGTGGATAGCGCGATAGGTCTCAACATGGGGCTGGGCGACGGTACGTTTGGCGAGACCGAGTCGCCCGCGTTTGTGCCCGGCATCATCGTCGGCGAAGGCCACATTCAGCTAGCGGTGGCGGACTTGGACAATAATGGGCTGCCGGACATCGTTGTCCTCCGCGAGAACGATGAACACCGGGGCCGCTTGGCGGTGACGATGAACCGCAGCAGCGACCCGACTCCTACAGCCACGGTCGGCGGCAGTGCGACCCCGACGGTGAGCGGCGCACCGACGCTGACCTTGACGCCGACGCGAACCAACACCACCACACCGACCGCGACGGCGACGCCGATTCCGACCGCCCCCTACGGGGTCTGCACTTTCAGCGTAAAGGAAGAGTCCAGTAGCGCGCAGGGCCGGGCGATCGCCGCGGGCGACTTCGACGGCGACGGTACGCCGGATGTGGCGGTGGCACTGGCCGAGTCGGGCAACGACAGGGTTCACGTCGGACTGGTTGACGCCGGCGCGTTGCGCGCGCAGTCGGGCTGTCCGGACGAGTTTACCAAGAACGGTTCGGCCGGCGATTACCCGTTACCGGATACGCCGCTAGGTCTGGCAGTAGGCGACCTCGGGGCGCCGGACGGCTGGTTGGACATCGTCGTAGTGACCGCCGGCGGTGTGGTGCCTCTGCGCAACCTCCAAGACGGTTCGTTCGGGATCGGCGAGACCATAAACGCCGGTCCGTCGCCGGTGGCGCTGACCGTGGCCGATCTCGATCGCAACGGCCGCGCCGATCTGATTGTCGCTCGTGGCGACAACAGCGTCGGCATCCTCAACGGCCAAACCGACGGCACCTACGCCCCGGTGCGGGTGGTGCCGGTGGGTGTGCCACCGGCAGCGTTGCTGGCGCGTGACCTCAACAACGATGGGCGGCCGGACCTGGCGCTGGTGAGCAATGCCACCAGCGACCTGGTGGTGTTGGTGCAAGACTCGGAGCAGGCGACCGGGTTCAAGGTGATCCTCACGCTGCGCCTGAGCGGTACGCCGACCGCGATTATCAGCGAGGACTTCAATCGCGACGGCGTGCCGGACCTCGGCGTCACCTTGGCGTCCAGTGCCTCCGGCCACCTGTTGCTCCTGACCGGGCAGCTAAACGGCGCCCTGCCGAACTACTCTTACGGTTCCCCCACCAGCGGCGGCCGCGGCCCGCAAGCGCTGGCACCTGCCGATTTCGACCGCGATGGCCGGGCCGACGTGGTGACTGCCGATACCAACGACAACACCCTGTCGTTCTTCATGAATGCCGGCGGTAGTTTTCCGCTCCGCCTCGAACCGTTGGAAGTTGGGACCGGGCCGGTCGGTGTTGTTGCCGGCGATTTCGACGGCGACGGCGGCCCCGACGCCGTCAGCGCCAACCGGGACGGCACGGTCAGCATCCTGCGCAGCAGCCAGCCGCCCCCGACGCCGACGCCGACCGAGACCTTGACGCCAACTGTGACGCCGACGCCCAGCAGCACGGCGCCGCCGACTGCTAGCGCGACTCCGACGGGCACGCCTTCCGCCACAGCCACTGTCACACCAACCCGCACCGGCACCGCGACCCGCACTCCCACGGCAACCGTTACCAAGAAGGGCATCTACGAGTTGTCCGGACAATCCTGTGCGATCGTGAGCCCGCAGCATTCGCAGGGCGATTGGAGCTTGCTGCTGCTTGCCGGTGCGGCGATCGGCATCACCCGCTGGCGCCGGCGCAGCGGCTCGGGGGCAGAATGA
- a CDS encoding VCBS repeat-containing protein, producing MRGLDAERRGTDRTLIALGVLALLVLPATAHSSEDLPSYVGCSIKVQAGDGTLTPKPQAVAAGDFDRDGNQDFAVVDNANNHVVVFLAQREVFARGDCAGAVQQRVVSVGAAPFALTVADVGGNGTPDIVVAESAEIAILSGSGDGDFSLQTVFIPGADPRAVAVADLDGDALQDLAVADGAGRAVRLFFGRASGGFDTATLSLGQTAVGAAIADVNRDGRLDLVSLTDQQALVQLQDAAVARSFDGPQVAMSGSVLQAFGVGDFDRNGVPDIAMASATGLIDLATGTAVGDGSVTYAQRRVDEAPFAVAALAAGDLNRDGKLDLVVAGENSAHLLPGSGDGNFDSPSDYGLGTEPTGLALADVDGDGLPDVLSANLLAGTVTVLLSSNPPPTPSRTPTDTPGTATPTETPNRDCCSVHSGAGCADAICENKVCALDPDGFCCVQGWDENCVALARASQAECDCPALTPTPTDTPPATDTPTDTPTAPPTLTPTPTESATPTATREGPTPLDTRTPTPTFTITGTLPPTATPSATPSLTPTVTATATATRTPTATLTPTVTLTPIGGFGLQGEGCALHPGGSGGWGGLLLALPLWLTARRRRR from the coding sequence GTGAGGGGTTTAGACGCGGAGCGGCGGGGCACTGACAGGACGCTTATCGCGCTTGGCGTACTGGCACTGCTGGTCCTGCCGGCAACTGCCCACAGCAGCGAAGATCTGCCGAGCTACGTCGGCTGTAGCATCAAGGTGCAGGCCGGGGATGGGACGTTGACGCCGAAGCCACAGGCGGTCGCGGCGGGTGATTTCGACCGCGATGGCAACCAGGACTTCGCCGTCGTCGATAACGCCAACAATCATGTTGTCGTCTTCCTCGCTCAGCGCGAGGTGTTTGCCCGCGGCGACTGCGCCGGGGCGGTGCAGCAGCGAGTTGTAAGTGTCGGCGCGGCACCGTTTGCGCTGACGGTGGCGGACGTGGGTGGAAACGGCACGCCCGATATCGTTGTCGCCGAGTCGGCGGAGATCGCCATTTTGAGCGGCAGCGGCGACGGCGACTTCTCGCTTCAGACGGTGTTCATTCCCGGCGCCGATCCGCGTGCGGTTGCGGTTGCCGATCTCGACGGCGATGCCCTGCAAGACTTGGCGGTTGCCGACGGCGCCGGCAGAGCCGTGCGGCTGTTCTTTGGCCGCGCCAGTGGCGGGTTTGATACCGCGACGTTATCCCTGGGCCAGACCGCTGTGGGGGCGGCGATTGCCGATGTGAACCGTGACGGGCGCTTAGACTTAGTGTCGCTGACCGATCAGCAGGCCCTGGTGCAGCTGCAAGACGCGGCAGTCGCGCGCTCCTTCGACGGCCCACAAGTGGCGATGTCCGGATCCGTGCTGCAAGCCTTCGGCGTCGGCGACTTCGATCGCAACGGTGTACCCGACATCGCGATGGCGAGCGCAACCGGCTTGATTGACCTGGCCACCGGAACCGCCGTCGGCGATGGGTCAGTCACCTACGCGCAGCGTCGCGTTGACGAGGCCCCGTTTGCAGTGGCGGCGTTGGCGGCCGGTGATCTCAACCGTGACGGCAAGCTGGACTTGGTGGTCGCCGGCGAGAACTCGGCTCACCTGTTGCCAGGAAGCGGTGACGGCAACTTCGATAGCCCAAGTGATTACGGCCTGGGTACCGAGCCGACCGGCTTGGCGCTGGCGGACGTTGATGGGGATGGCTTGCCGGACGTTCTCAGTGCCAACCTGCTGGCAGGTACGGTGACGGTGTTGCTCAGCAGCAACCCGCCACCGACACCGTCGCGCACCCCCACCGACACGCCCGGGACGGCTACGCCGACCGAGACGCCGAACCGCGACTGCTGTTCGGTGCATAGCGGCGCCGGCTGCGCCGACGCGATTTGCGAAAACAAAGTCTGCGCCTTGGACCCCGACGGCTTCTGTTGTGTGCAGGGTTGGGACGAGAATTGCGTGGCGCTTGCGCGCGCGTCTCAGGCCGAGTGCGACTGCCCGGCGCTGACGCCGACACCCACAGACACGCCGCCGGCAACCGATACGCCCACCGACACGCCCACCGCGCCGCCGACTCTCACACCGACGCCGACAGAGAGCGCAACGCCGACGGCGACCAGGGAAGGTCCGACGCCGTTGGATACACGCACCCCAACCCCGACGTTCACGATTACGGGCACGCTGCCGCCGACAGCGACACCTAGCGCAACGCCGTCGCTGACACCGACGGTCACCGCAACCGCCACGGCTACGCGCACACCGACGGCAACGTTGACCCCGACAGTAACCCTGACGCCGATCGGCGGCTTCGGCCTGCAGGGCGAAGGTTGTGCGCTGCACCCGGGCGGCTCCGGTGGCTGGGGTGGCTTGCTGCTAGCGTTGCCGCTGTGGTTAACGGCGCGGCGGCGCCGGCGCTAA
- a CDS encoding OB-fold domain-containing protein codes for MVGITSWATYVPRWRLDRSLIRQAWGTSQPAGSRAVANFDEDALTMAAEAVRQVAAAGATAVRGLYFASASAPYWEKQCAAVVATACDLPRRMVTADFAGSVRAGTGALLAAIRAAQAGAADDAVVVAADARLAAPESEIEGFLGDAAAAVRVGTRQVAAEFLDAVSLAEQFTYLWRIDSDRFVQTQPGKFSNTYGYGRDLGEAIAALLKANQLKPADIAKLALYSPDARAAADLAKSLGFDPKQQLPPALATTIGCAGNAEAFLQLAAALEEAKPGERIIVGSFGEGADALLFRVTEAVGAARPQASLRDWIEAGTPLPSYQRYLKYRSIVAGDEPGEAIANVLEFRELKQDMRWYGSRCRVCGTVQFPMARVCIKCRGRELEDQRLERCGTIFTFTVDHLAASLEQPLAMAVVDLDGGGRVYLQVSDAAPEAVQVGARVTMSLRHLHDGGGNHNYFWKARPARVRGEA; via the coding sequence ATGGTTGGAATCACCAGTTGGGCCACATACGTACCGCGCTGGCGGCTTGATCGCAGCCTGATCCGCCAGGCCTGGGGCACGTCGCAGCCGGCCGGCAGCCGGGCGGTAGCCAATTTCGATGAGGACGCGCTGACCATGGCCGCCGAGGCGGTTCGTCAGGTGGCGGCGGCCGGCGCCACCGCCGTGCGCGGCCTCTACTTCGCCAGCGCCAGTGCCCCATACTGGGAGAAGCAGTGCGCCGCGGTGGTGGCGACCGCGTGCGATCTGCCGCGGCGGATGGTAACCGCGGATTTCGCGGGCTCGGTGCGTGCCGGCACCGGCGCGCTGCTGGCTGCCATTAGGGCGGCACAGGCTGGGGCGGCCGACGATGCGGTGGTGGTGGCAGCCGATGCCAGATTGGCGGCACCGGAATCGGAGATCGAGGGCTTCCTGGGCGATGCCGCCGCCGCCGTGCGCGTGGGCACGCGGCAGGTCGCTGCCGAGTTCCTCGACGCGGTCTCGCTGGCAGAGCAGTTCACTTACCTGTGGCGTATAGATAGCGATCGCTTCGTGCAGACCCAGCCTGGCAAGTTTTCGAATACCTACGGCTACGGCCGCGATCTGGGTGAAGCCATCGCGGCATTGCTCAAAGCCAACCAGCTCAAGCCCGCCGACATCGCCAAGCTGGCACTCTATTCGCCCGACGCGCGCGCCGCCGCGGACCTTGCCAAGTCGTTGGGCTTCGACCCAAAGCAGCAGTTGCCACCGGCACTAGCCACCACCATCGGCTGCGCCGGCAATGCTGAAGCGTTCTTGCAGCTGGCCGCAGCGTTAGAAGAGGCGAAGCCGGGTGAACGGATCATCGTGGGCAGCTTCGGCGAAGGTGCCGACGCTTTGCTCTTTCGCGTCACCGAGGCGGTTGGCGCTGCCCGCCCGCAGGCAAGCTTGCGCGACTGGATCGAAGCCGGAACGCCGTTGCCGTCGTATCAGCGCTACCTGAAGTACCGGAGCATAGTCGCGGGCGACGAGCCGGGTGAGGCCATCGCCAACGTGCTCGAGTTCAGAGAACTCAAGCAGGACATGCGCTGGTATGGCAGCCGCTGCCGTGTCTGCGGGACCGTGCAGTTTCCGATGGCGCGCGTGTGCATCAAGTGTCGCGGCCGCGAGCTCGAAGATCAGCGCTTGGAACGGTGCGGTACGATCTTCACCTTCACGGTCGACCATCTTGCCGCCAGCCTCGAACAACCGCTGGCGATGGCGGTCGTCGATCTCGATGGCGGCGGCCGGGTGTACTTGCAGGTCAGCGACGCTGCCCCCGAGGCGGTGCAAGTTGGTGCGCGCGTGACGATGAGCTTGCGGCACCTGCATGATGGCGGCGGCAACCACAATTATTTCTGGAAAGCCCGCCCGGCGCGCGTGCGAGGTGAGGCATGA
- a CDS encoding acetyl-CoA acetyltransferase, whose translation MKDQVAVIGVGCTKFGDLFEKSYEDLICDAAFDAYADAGIDQGAIDAAYLGTYLPGPNGGKAAVSLADALRLYDRPITRVENYCATGTDAFRNGCLAIAAGVAEVVLVLGAEKLKDRGGRGLPRLGHPLLAKGNSAPGLFALAANRYMHTFGIGRETLAKVAVKNHFNGAHNPKAHLQMEVTEEQVLKAPIIAWPFGLFDCCPTTDGGAAAIICRADIARRFRDDYVLVKGFGLAVTPGRPYFDPTFDYLGFRSTQMAAQQAYAMAGVTAKDIDFAEVHDCFTWTEISNTEDLGFCAKGEGGRLAAEGRTRIDGDIPINPSGGLKSFGHPIGASGVRMIYECVQQLRGQAGDRQVKSPELGLAHNVGGPGAVSCVIILGRN comes from the coding sequence ATGAAAGACCAGGTGGCTGTCATCGGCGTTGGTTGCACCAAGTTCGGCGACCTGTTTGAGAAGAGCTACGAGGACCTGATCTGTGACGCGGCCTTCGATGCCTACGCCGACGCGGGCATCGACCAGGGTGCGATCGATGCCGCCTACCTCGGCACCTACTTGCCGGGTCCGAACGGCGGCAAGGCGGCGGTATCGCTCGCCGATGCCTTGCGGCTTTACGATCGGCCGATCACACGCGTGGAGAACTACTGCGCCACCGGTACCGACGCCTTCCGCAACGGCTGCCTGGCAATCGCTGCTGGCGTTGCTGAGGTGGTGCTGGTGTTGGGGGCGGAGAAGCTTAAAGATCGTGGCGGCCGCGGCTTGCCACGGCTGGGACACCCGTTGCTCGCCAAGGGCAACTCGGCACCCGGTCTGTTCGCTCTGGCGGCCAATCGCTACATGCACACCTTCGGCATCGGGCGCGAGACCTTGGCGAAGGTGGCGGTGAAAAACCATTTCAACGGCGCCCATAATCCCAAGGCCCACTTGCAGATGGAGGTCACCGAAGAGCAGGTGCTCAAAGCCCCGATCATCGCTTGGCCCTTCGGGCTGTTCGATTGCTGCCCGACCACGGACGGCGGCGCTGCGGCCATCATCTGCCGTGCCGACATCGCCCGGCGTTTTCGCGATGACTACGTGCTGGTCAAAGGCTTCGGCCTGGCGGTGACGCCGGGCCGGCCTTACTTCGATCCGACCTTCGATTACCTCGGCTTTCGCTCGACGCAGATGGCCGCACAACAGGCCTATGCAATGGCAGGTGTGACGGCTAAGGACATCGACTTCGCTGAGGTGCACGACTGTTTCACCTGGACGGAGATCTCTAACACGGAAGACCTCGGCTTCTGCGCCAAAGGTGAAGGTGGGCGGTTGGCCGCCGAGGGCCGTACCCGCATCGACGGCGACATTCCCATCAACCCCAGCGGCGGGCTGAAGTCGTTCGGCCACCCGATCGGTGCTAGCGGAGTGCGCATGATTTACGAGTGCGTGCAGCAGTTGCGCGGCCAAGCCGGCGATCGGCAAGTGAAGTCCCCTGAGTTGGGGCTAGCCCACAATGTCGGCGGGCCCGGCGCCGTCTCCTGCGTCATCATTCTCGGCCGCAACTAG
- a CDS encoding HAMP domain-containing histidine kinase — protein MDKRRTVLLLRSVVIFTTSYLVLFGGQPLTLNNVGYVALLIASNVAIALCPAWIINAPQFAPGLLLGDTALVLLGLYQTVGFSQEFLIVYFFTIFLTTAAETLAQIAIGATLVSGLYGYWLYVSTPGPMDASHWLRLPFFFVVAIFYAFLTDELKVEKRRREEAEREREHLRLLLQVAGAPPASSVASECLKGIGAFIESAFPNLRCAVSLELDAARADDGAIWLPIDAYNQHFGGVLVRSTRGAVTDTERTLCELVIHAVASAVYTARQVEAARESSRLKEEFISTLSHELRTPLHAILGYTDLIESVVESAADPLIPESVERLRANARRLHDLLEEMLGFASLRAGQLAPLVTPVELPNLLGELAGFTKDLLAGRPIDFEMDLPADLPPLLTDGVKLRQVLASLLSNATKFTERGQIRLSARLTAPEQVLITVSDTGIGIAPDNLQLIFDDFRQIDASTTRRFGGVGLGLALARGLLGVLGGTLDVVSRQGEGSTFRVALPLVHPLSRIDRRDRVLPLLKRREPEKTEWASA, from the coding sequence TTGGATAAGCGGCGTACGGTCCTGCTGCTACGTTCGGTGGTGATCTTCACCACCTCCTACCTGGTGCTTTTCGGCGGGCAGCCGCTGACCCTGAACAACGTCGGTTACGTCGCGCTGCTGATTGCCTCGAACGTTGCGATCGCGCTGTGCCCGGCGTGGATCATCAATGCCCCCCAGTTTGCGCCCGGCCTTCTGCTGGGCGACACCGCGCTGGTCCTGCTCGGCTTGTATCAGACGGTCGGGTTCTCGCAGGAGTTCCTGATCGTCTACTTCTTCACGATCTTTCTGACAACGGCGGCCGAGACGCTGGCGCAGATTGCCATCGGGGCCACGCTGGTGAGCGGGCTGTACGGCTACTGGCTCTATGTCAGCACGCCAGGGCCGATGGACGCCTCGCACTGGCTGCGCTTGCCGTTCTTCTTCGTGGTTGCGATTTTCTACGCCTTTCTTACCGACGAACTCAAGGTGGAGAAGCGACGGCGCGAGGAGGCGGAGCGCGAGCGCGAGCACCTGCGGCTCTTGCTACAGGTGGCGGGTGCCCCGCCGGCCTCGTCGGTGGCTAGCGAGTGCTTGAAGGGGATCGGGGCTTTCATTGAATCGGCTTTCCCCAACCTGCGTTGCGCCGTGAGCTTGGAGCTAGACGCCGCCCGAGCCGACGACGGCGCCATATGGCTGCCGATCGATGCCTATAACCAACACTTCGGCGGTGTGCTGGTCCGGTCCACGCGCGGCGCGGTTACCGACACCGAGCGGACATTATGCGAGCTGGTGATTCACGCGGTAGCGAGCGCGGTCTACACCGCCCGTCAGGTTGAGGCGGCGCGGGAGTCGTCGCGCCTCAAAGAGGAATTCATCAGCACGCTATCGCACGAGCTGCGCACGCCGCTCCATGCCATCTTGGGATACACCGATTTGATCGAAAGCGTGGTCGAGAGCGCGGCTGACCCGTTGATACCGGAGAGCGTCGAACGCCTGCGCGCCAACGCCCGGCGCCTGCACGACCTGCTCGAAGAAATGCTGGGATTTGCCAGCTTGCGTGCTGGCCAGCTGGCGCCGCTGGTGACGCCGGTCGAGCTTCCCAATCTGCTGGGCGAGCTGGCCGGTTTTACCAAGGACCTGCTGGCGGGGCGCCCGATCGACTTCGAGATGGATTTGCCCGCTGACTTGCCGCCGCTGCTGACGGATGGAGTTAAGCTGCGCCAGGTACTGGCCAGCCTGCTGAGCAATGCTACCAAGTTCACCGAGCGGGGCCAGATCCGTTTGTCGGCGCGGCTGACTGCGCCCGAGCAAGTCCTTATCACCGTGAGCGATACAGGCATCGGCATTGCCCCGGACAACTTGCAGTTGATCTTCGACGACTTCCGGCAGATCGACGCCTCGACAACCCGGCGCTTTGGTGGTGTGGGCCTGGGCCTGGCTTTGGCACGCGGCCTACTGGGCGTGCTCGGTGGCACGCTCGATGTGGTCAGCCGACAGGGCGAGGGCTCGACCTTCCGGGTCGCGCTGCCGCTGGTTCACCCGCTGTCGCGCATTGACCGGCGCGACCGGGTACTGCCGCTGCTGAAGCGCCGTGAGCCGGAAAAGACCGAGTGGGCCTCGGCGTAA